One part of the Magallana gigas chromosome 5, xbMagGiga1.1, whole genome shotgun sequence genome encodes these proteins:
- the LOC105318288 gene encoding potassium voltage-gated channel subfamily A member 1 isoform X3, translated as MVGSMVMVVHALDNAQEDNKPKDIDQVESQRLERIQAAKRIRRSKSQPNTGRSSSVSDSSKTGNGDSTKSTCLPNIFKMNPKSSDKQQNYTEITSSNPNANKTGKRSSIEPPSYQEVQNQHSPTDITVNIIPAEPEETDLDGKACDNDEECTDAECHVPLLHHCQGNSPGSFPKQFDDPDHCMSPQNKGNDFECSERVVINVSGLRFETQLKTLNQFPETLLGNPQKRNRYYDPLRNEYFFDRNRPSFDAILYYYQSGGRLRRPVNVPLDVFSEEIKFYDLGEEAIEKYREDEGFIKEEEKPLPENEFQRRVWLLFEYPESSTAARLIAIFSVVVILLSIVIFCLETLPEFKHYRLVNDTNTKGNTSAGSIEEDDIPKFNEPFFVIETCCIIWFTSELLVRYASCPHKFHFFKNMMNLIDIVAIIPYFITLGTVIADENKSNNQAMSLAILRVIRLVRVFRIFKLSRHSKGLQILGQTLKASMRELGLLIFFLIIGVILFSSAVYFAEQDAEQTHFRSIPDAFWWAVVTMTTVGYGDMRPIGFWGKLVGSLCAIAGVLTIALPVPVIVSNFNYFYHRETENEDRTSYQHVQSCPNFSDSKKNSIASYSGSDNIMEMEEGSSFNLNCDRSKENHTNQTNNPSSINNLSIETDV; from the exons ATGGTTGGTTCGATGGTTATGGTAGTTCATGCCCTAGACAATGCACAAGAAGATAATAAG CCTAAGGATATTGATCAAGTTGAATCTCAGAGGTTAGAAAGAATCCAGGCTGCAAAACGTATCCGAAGAAGCAAATCTCAACCGAACACAGGTCGCTCAAGTTCCGTGTCTGACTCTTCAAAGACGGGGAATGGGGATTCCACCAAATCAACATGTCTtcccaacattttcaaaatgaacCCCAAATCCTCTGACAAGCAACAAAACTACACAGAGATCACAAGCAGCAACCCCAACGCCAACAAGACGGGCAAAAGAAGCTCAATTGAGCCTCCCTCCTACCAAGAAGTCCAGAATCAACATAGTCCCACGGACATCACTGTCAACATTATTCCAGCGGAACCCGAGGAAACTGATTTAGATGGAAAAGCCTGTGACAACGATGAAGAGTGCACAGATGCAGAATGTCATGTGCCACTGTTACATCACTGTCAGGGAAATTCACCTGG GTCTTTTCCAAAACAGTTTGATGATCCTGACCATTGCATGAGTCCACAAAACAAAGGAAACGACTTTGAGTGCAGTGAACGAGTGGTTATCAATGTCAGTGGTCTCCGCTTCGAAACTCAGCTGAAGACTTTAAACCAGTTTCCAGAGACTTTGCTGGGGAATCCCCAGAAGAGAAATCGATATTATGACCCGTTACGAAATGAATATTTCTTTGACAGGAACAGACCTAGTTTCGATGCTATTTTATACTATTATCAAAGTGGAGGGAGGTTACGACGTCCAGTCAATGTTCCTTTGGATGTGTTTTCGGAGGAAATAAAATTCTATGATTTAGGAGAAGAAGCAATAGAAAAATACCGAGAAGATGAAGGATTTatcaaagaagaagaaaaacccCTTCCAGAAAATGAATTCCAAAGAAGAGTTTGGTTACTCTTTGAATATCCTGAAAGTTCAACTGCAGCTCGACTTATAGCAATTTTCTCAGTAGTAGTAATTTTGTTGTcaattgttatattttgtttagagACATTGCCAGAATTCAAACATTACAGACTAGTGAATGATACAAACACAAAAGGAAATACCTCAGCTGGATCTATTGAAGAAGATGATATTCCAAAGTTCAATGAGCCGTTTTTTGTTATTGAAACTTGTTGTATCATTTGGTTTACATCAGAACTCTTAGTGCGCTATGCCTCTTGTCCTCACAAGTTtcactttttcaaaaacatgaTGAACCTTATTGACATAGTGGCAATCATTCCATATTTTATTACCCTTGGCACAGTCATTGCAGATGAAAACAAAAGTAACAACCAGGCAATGTCATTGGCTATTCTTAGGGTCATCCGATTGGTGCGAGTGTTTCGAATCTTCAAATTATCCAGACATTCGAAAGGTCTGCAGATTCTTGGTCAAACTCTAAAAGCCAGTATGCGAGAGTTGGGACTGTTGATATTTTTCCTCATTATTGGAGTTATTCTTTTCTCCAGTGCTGTGTACTTTGCAGAGCAAGATGCAGAACAGACTCATTTCCGAAGTATCCCAGATGCATTTTGGTGGGCAGTTGTTACAATGACAACTGTTGGTTATGGTGACATGCGGCCAATTGGATTTTGGGGAAAATTGGTTGGATCTCTCTGTGCCATTGCTGGGGTGTTAACAATTGCATTGCCTGTGCCTGTCATCGTCTCCAATTTCAACTATTTCTATCACAGAGAAACAGAGAATGAGGATCGAACATCATACCAACATGTTCAGTCATGTCCAAATTTCTCGGACAGCAAGAAGAATTCAATAGCATCATATAGTGGATCAGACAACATTATGGAAATGGAGGAAGGGAGTAGCTTTAACCTGAATTGTGACAGAAGCAAAGAAAACCATACGAACCAGACGAACAATCCATCTAGCATAAATAATCTTAGTATTGAAACAGATGTATGA
- the LOC105318288 gene encoding potassium voltage-gated channel subfamily A member 1 isoform X9 produces MNRKPKDIDQVESQRLERIQAAKRIRRSKSQPNTGRSSSVSDSSKTGNGDSTKSTCLPNIFKMNPKSSDKQQNYTEITSSNPNANKTGKRSSIEPPSYQEVQNQHSPTDITVNIIPAEPEETDLDGKACDNDEECTDAECHVPLLHHCQGNSPGSFPKQFDDPDHCMSPQNKGNDFECSERVVINVSGLRFETQLKTLNQFPETLLGNPQKRNRYYDPLRNEYFFDRNRPSFDAILYYYQSGGRLRRPVNVPLDVFSEEIKFYDLGEEAIEKYREDEGFIKEEEKPLPENEFQRRVWLLFEYPESSTAARLIAIFSVVVILLSIVIFCLETLPEFKHYRLVNDTNTKGNTSAGSIEEDDIPKFNEPFFVIETCCIIWFTSELLVRYASCPHKFHFFKNMMNLIDIVAIIPYFITLGTVIADENKSNNQAMSLAILRVIRLVRVFRIFKLSRHSKGLQILGQTLKASMRELGLLIFFLIIGVILFSSAVYFAEQDAEQTHFRSIPDAFWWAVVTMTTVGYGDMRPIGFWGKLVGSLCAIAGVLTIALPVPVIVSNFNYFYHRETENEDRTSYQHVQSCPNFSDSKKNSIASYSGSDNIMEMEEGSSFNLNCDRSKENHTNQTNNPSSINNLSIETDV; encoded by the exons ATGAATAGAAAG CCTAAGGATATTGATCAAGTTGAATCTCAGAGGTTAGAAAGAATCCAGGCTGCAAAACGTATCCGAAGAAGCAAATCTCAACCGAACACAGGTCGCTCAAGTTCCGTGTCTGACTCTTCAAAGACGGGGAATGGGGATTCCACCAAATCAACATGTCTtcccaacattttcaaaatgaacCCCAAATCCTCTGACAAGCAACAAAACTACACAGAGATCACAAGCAGCAACCCCAACGCCAACAAGACGGGCAAAAGAAGCTCAATTGAGCCTCCCTCCTACCAAGAAGTCCAGAATCAACATAGTCCCACGGACATCACTGTCAACATTATTCCAGCGGAACCCGAGGAAACTGATTTAGATGGAAAAGCCTGTGACAACGATGAAGAGTGCACAGATGCAGAATGTCATGTGCCACTGTTACATCACTGTCAGGGAAATTCACCTGG GTCTTTTCCAAAACAGTTTGATGATCCTGACCATTGCATGAGTCCACAAAACAAAGGAAACGACTTTGAGTGCAGTGAACGAGTGGTTATCAATGTCAGTGGTCTCCGCTTCGAAACTCAGCTGAAGACTTTAAACCAGTTTCCAGAGACTTTGCTGGGGAATCCCCAGAAGAGAAATCGATATTATGACCCGTTACGAAATGAATATTTCTTTGACAGGAACAGACCTAGTTTCGATGCTATTTTATACTATTATCAAAGTGGAGGGAGGTTACGACGTCCAGTCAATGTTCCTTTGGATGTGTTTTCGGAGGAAATAAAATTCTATGATTTAGGAGAAGAAGCAATAGAAAAATACCGAGAAGATGAAGGATTTatcaaagaagaagaaaaacccCTTCCAGAAAATGAATTCCAAAGAAGAGTTTGGTTACTCTTTGAATATCCTGAAAGTTCAACTGCAGCTCGACTTATAGCAATTTTCTCAGTAGTAGTAATTTTGTTGTcaattgttatattttgtttagagACATTGCCAGAATTCAAACATTACAGACTAGTGAATGATACAAACACAAAAGGAAATACCTCAGCTGGATCTATTGAAGAAGATGATATTCCAAAGTTCAATGAGCCGTTTTTTGTTATTGAAACTTGTTGTATCATTTGGTTTACATCAGAACTCTTAGTGCGCTATGCCTCTTGTCCTCACAAGTTtcactttttcaaaaacatgaTGAACCTTATTGACATAGTGGCAATCATTCCATATTTTATTACCCTTGGCACAGTCATTGCAGATGAAAACAAAAGTAACAACCAGGCAATGTCATTGGCTATTCTTAGGGTCATCCGATTGGTGCGAGTGTTTCGAATCTTCAAATTATCCAGACATTCGAAAGGTCTGCAGATTCTTGGTCAAACTCTAAAAGCCAGTATGCGAGAGTTGGGACTGTTGATATTTTTCCTCATTATTGGAGTTATTCTTTTCTCCAGTGCTGTGTACTTTGCAGAGCAAGATGCAGAACAGACTCATTTCCGAAGTATCCCAGATGCATTTTGGTGGGCAGTTGTTACAATGACAACTGTTGGTTATGGTGACATGCGGCCAATTGGATTTTGGGGAAAATTGGTTGGATCTCTCTGTGCCATTGCTGGGGTGTTAACAATTGCATTGCCTGTGCCTGTCATCGTCTCCAATTTCAACTATTTCTATCACAGAGAAACAGAGAATGAGGATCGAACATCATACCAACATGTTCAGTCATGTCCAAATTTCTCGGACAGCAAGAAGAATTCAATAGCATCATATAGTGGATCAGACAACATTATGGAAATGGAGGAAGGGAGTAGCTTTAACCTGAATTGTGACAGAAGCAAAGAAAACCATACGAACCAGACGAACAATCCATCTAGCATAAATAATCTTAGTATTGAAACAGATGTATGA
- the LOC105318288 gene encoding potassium voltage-gated channel subfamily A member 1 isoform X2, protein MRYSHMPKMLPAGRRYTYGDIRRFTCADVSSDIRRDGGSDRFPKDIDQVESQRLERIQAAKRIRRSKSQPNTGRSSSVSDSSKTGNGDSTKSTCLPNIFKMNPKSSDKQQNYTEITSSNPNANKTGKRSSIEPPSYQEVQNQHSPTDITVNIIPAEPEETDLDGKACDNDEECTDAECHVPLLHHCQGNSPGSFPKQFDDPDHCMSPQNKGNDFECSERVVINVSGLRFETQLKTLNQFPETLLGNPQKRNRYYDPLRNEYFFDRNRPSFDAILYYYQSGGRLRRPVNVPLDVFSEEIKFYDLGEEAIEKYREDEGFIKEEEKPLPENEFQRRVWLLFEYPESSTAARLIAIFSVVVILLSIVIFCLETLPEFKHYRLVNDTNTKGNTSAGSIEEDDIPKFNEPFFVIETCCIIWFTSELLVRYASCPHKFHFFKNMMNLIDIVAIIPYFITLGTVIADENKSNNQAMSLAILRVIRLVRVFRIFKLSRHSKGLQILGQTLKASMRELGLLIFFLIIGVILFSSAVYFAEQDAEQTHFRSIPDAFWWAVVTMTTVGYGDMRPIGFWGKLVGSLCAIAGVLTIALPVPVIVSNFNYFYHRETENEDRTSYQHVQSCPNFSDSKKNSIASYSGSDNIMEMEEGSSFNLNCDRSKENHTNQTNNPSSINNLSIETDV, encoded by the exons CCTAAGGATATTGATCAAGTTGAATCTCAGAGGTTAGAAAGAATCCAGGCTGCAAAACGTATCCGAAGAAGCAAATCTCAACCGAACACAGGTCGCTCAAGTTCCGTGTCTGACTCTTCAAAGACGGGGAATGGGGATTCCACCAAATCAACATGTCTtcccaacattttcaaaatgaacCCCAAATCCTCTGACAAGCAACAAAACTACACAGAGATCACAAGCAGCAACCCCAACGCCAACAAGACGGGCAAAAGAAGCTCAATTGAGCCTCCCTCCTACCAAGAAGTCCAGAATCAACATAGTCCCACGGACATCACTGTCAACATTATTCCAGCGGAACCCGAGGAAACTGATTTAGATGGAAAAGCCTGTGACAACGATGAAGAGTGCACAGATGCAGAATGTCATGTGCCACTGTTACATCACTGTCAGGGAAATTCACCTGG GTCTTTTCCAAAACAGTTTGATGATCCTGACCATTGCATGAGTCCACAAAACAAAGGAAACGACTTTGAGTGCAGTGAACGAGTGGTTATCAATGTCAGTGGTCTCCGCTTCGAAACTCAGCTGAAGACTTTAAACCAGTTTCCAGAGACTTTGCTGGGGAATCCCCAGAAGAGAAATCGATATTATGACCCGTTACGAAATGAATATTTCTTTGACAGGAACAGACCTAGTTTCGATGCTATTTTATACTATTATCAAAGTGGAGGGAGGTTACGACGTCCAGTCAATGTTCCTTTGGATGTGTTTTCGGAGGAAATAAAATTCTATGATTTAGGAGAAGAAGCAATAGAAAAATACCGAGAAGATGAAGGATTTatcaaagaagaagaaaaacccCTTCCAGAAAATGAATTCCAAAGAAGAGTTTGGTTACTCTTTGAATATCCTGAAAGTTCAACTGCAGCTCGACTTATAGCAATTTTCTCAGTAGTAGTAATTTTGTTGTcaattgttatattttgtttagagACATTGCCAGAATTCAAACATTACAGACTAGTGAATGATACAAACACAAAAGGAAATACCTCAGCTGGATCTATTGAAGAAGATGATATTCCAAAGTTCAATGAGCCGTTTTTTGTTATTGAAACTTGTTGTATCATTTGGTTTACATCAGAACTCTTAGTGCGCTATGCCTCTTGTCCTCACAAGTTtcactttttcaaaaacatgaTGAACCTTATTGACATAGTGGCAATCATTCCATATTTTATTACCCTTGGCACAGTCATTGCAGATGAAAACAAAAGTAACAACCAGGCAATGTCATTGGCTATTCTTAGGGTCATCCGATTGGTGCGAGTGTTTCGAATCTTCAAATTATCCAGACATTCGAAAGGTCTGCAGATTCTTGGTCAAACTCTAAAAGCCAGTATGCGAGAGTTGGGACTGTTGATATTTTTCCTCATTATTGGAGTTATTCTTTTCTCCAGTGCTGTGTACTTTGCAGAGCAAGATGCAGAACAGACTCATTTCCGAAGTATCCCAGATGCATTTTGGTGGGCAGTTGTTACAATGACAACTGTTGGTTATGGTGACATGCGGCCAATTGGATTTTGGGGAAAATTGGTTGGATCTCTCTGTGCCATTGCTGGGGTGTTAACAATTGCATTGCCTGTGCCTGTCATCGTCTCCAATTTCAACTATTTCTATCACAGAGAAACAGAGAATGAGGATCGAACATCATACCAACATGTTCAGTCATGTCCAAATTTCTCGGACAGCAAGAAGAATTCAATAGCATCATATAGTGGATCAGACAACATTATGGAAATGGAGGAAGGGAGTAGCTTTAACCTGAATTGTGACAGAAGCAAAGAAAACCATACGAACCAGACGAACAATCCATCTAGCATAAATAATCTTAGTATTGAAACAGATGTATGA
- the LOC105318288 gene encoding potassium voltage-gated channel subfamily A member 1 isoform X1, translated as MNSHSHFVGTVKWFRDWNLSQFSWNAFLMHTNRVSIWFWGSEEPKDIDQVESQRLERIQAAKRIRRSKSQPNTGRSSSVSDSSKTGNGDSTKSTCLPNIFKMNPKSSDKQQNYTEITSSNPNANKTGKRSSIEPPSYQEVQNQHSPTDITVNIIPAEPEETDLDGKACDNDEECTDAECHVPLLHHCQGNSPGSFPKQFDDPDHCMSPQNKGNDFECSERVVINVSGLRFETQLKTLNQFPETLLGNPQKRNRYYDPLRNEYFFDRNRPSFDAILYYYQSGGRLRRPVNVPLDVFSEEIKFYDLGEEAIEKYREDEGFIKEEEKPLPENEFQRRVWLLFEYPESSTAARLIAIFSVVVILLSIVIFCLETLPEFKHYRLVNDTNTKGNTSAGSIEEDDIPKFNEPFFVIETCCIIWFTSELLVRYASCPHKFHFFKNMMNLIDIVAIIPYFITLGTVIADENKSNNQAMSLAILRVIRLVRVFRIFKLSRHSKGLQILGQTLKASMRELGLLIFFLIIGVILFSSAVYFAEQDAEQTHFRSIPDAFWWAVVTMTTVGYGDMRPIGFWGKLVGSLCAIAGVLTIALPVPVIVSNFNYFYHRETENEDRTSYQHVQSCPNFSDSKKNSIASYSGSDNIMEMEEGSSFNLNCDRSKENHTNQTNNPSSINNLSIETDV; from the exons CCTAAGGATATTGATCAAGTTGAATCTCAGAGGTTAGAAAGAATCCAGGCTGCAAAACGTATCCGAAGAAGCAAATCTCAACCGAACACAGGTCGCTCAAGTTCCGTGTCTGACTCTTCAAAGACGGGGAATGGGGATTCCACCAAATCAACATGTCTtcccaacattttcaaaatgaacCCCAAATCCTCTGACAAGCAACAAAACTACACAGAGATCACAAGCAGCAACCCCAACGCCAACAAGACGGGCAAAAGAAGCTCAATTGAGCCTCCCTCCTACCAAGAAGTCCAGAATCAACATAGTCCCACGGACATCACTGTCAACATTATTCCAGCGGAACCCGAGGAAACTGATTTAGATGGAAAAGCCTGTGACAACGATGAAGAGTGCACAGATGCAGAATGTCATGTGCCACTGTTACATCACTGTCAGGGAAATTCACCTGG GTCTTTTCCAAAACAGTTTGATGATCCTGACCATTGCATGAGTCCACAAAACAAAGGAAACGACTTTGAGTGCAGTGAACGAGTGGTTATCAATGTCAGTGGTCTCCGCTTCGAAACTCAGCTGAAGACTTTAAACCAGTTTCCAGAGACTTTGCTGGGGAATCCCCAGAAGAGAAATCGATATTATGACCCGTTACGAAATGAATATTTCTTTGACAGGAACAGACCTAGTTTCGATGCTATTTTATACTATTATCAAAGTGGAGGGAGGTTACGACGTCCAGTCAATGTTCCTTTGGATGTGTTTTCGGAGGAAATAAAATTCTATGATTTAGGAGAAGAAGCAATAGAAAAATACCGAGAAGATGAAGGATTTatcaaagaagaagaaaaacccCTTCCAGAAAATGAATTCCAAAGAAGAGTTTGGTTACTCTTTGAATATCCTGAAAGTTCAACTGCAGCTCGACTTATAGCAATTTTCTCAGTAGTAGTAATTTTGTTGTcaattgttatattttgtttagagACATTGCCAGAATTCAAACATTACAGACTAGTGAATGATACAAACACAAAAGGAAATACCTCAGCTGGATCTATTGAAGAAGATGATATTCCAAAGTTCAATGAGCCGTTTTTTGTTATTGAAACTTGTTGTATCATTTGGTTTACATCAGAACTCTTAGTGCGCTATGCCTCTTGTCCTCACAAGTTtcactttttcaaaaacatgaTGAACCTTATTGACATAGTGGCAATCATTCCATATTTTATTACCCTTGGCACAGTCATTGCAGATGAAAACAAAAGTAACAACCAGGCAATGTCATTGGCTATTCTTAGGGTCATCCGATTGGTGCGAGTGTTTCGAATCTTCAAATTATCCAGACATTCGAAAGGTCTGCAGATTCTTGGTCAAACTCTAAAAGCCAGTATGCGAGAGTTGGGACTGTTGATATTTTTCCTCATTATTGGAGTTATTCTTTTCTCCAGTGCTGTGTACTTTGCAGAGCAAGATGCAGAACAGACTCATTTCCGAAGTATCCCAGATGCATTTTGGTGGGCAGTTGTTACAATGACAACTGTTGGTTATGGTGACATGCGGCCAATTGGATTTTGGGGAAAATTGGTTGGATCTCTCTGTGCCATTGCTGGGGTGTTAACAATTGCATTGCCTGTGCCTGTCATCGTCTCCAATTTCAACTATTTCTATCACAGAGAAACAGAGAATGAGGATCGAACATCATACCAACATGTTCAGTCATGTCCAAATTTCTCGGACAGCAAGAAGAATTCAATAGCATCATATAGTGGATCAGACAACATTATGGAAATGGAGGAAGGGAGTAGCTTTAACCTGAATTGTGACAGAAGCAAAGAAAACCATACGAACCAGACGAACAATCCATCTAGCATAAATAATCTTAGTATTGAAACAGATGTATGA